From a single Syngnathus scovelli strain Florida chromosome 2, RoL_Ssco_1.2, whole genome shotgun sequence genomic region:
- the arl13b gene encoding ADP-ribosylation factor-like protein 13B isoform X2, which translates to MFSLMANCCNWLKRWREPARKVTLVMVGLDNAGKTATVRGIQGDNPQDVAPTVGFSKVDLKQGKFEVTIFDLGGGKRIRGIWKNYYSESHGVVFVVDSSDVQRIQETRETMAEVLQHPRIAGKPVLVLANKQDQEGALAEADIIENLSLEKLVNENKCLCQIEPCSAVLGYGKKVDKSIKRGLGWLLNNIAKDYETITERVQKDTAEQRAQEEQDKKERAERVRRIREERERQEREEAEQEGKQICQDQPDEENMADPFQPIENVICCESGDKADKRRRLQESPKAAADYEEEDRQETDNARQTPDDSSSSTATEQSKKKGRKFHLKRKHRVDPLNSTEEGQGERATPPPLPVGWASPKVSRLPKLEPLRDSKASEFYKKPLPPVANKPQPNSDTCDVVF; encoded by the exons ATGTTTAGCCTCATGGCGAATTGCTGTAACTGGCTGAAACGTTGGCGAGAGCCCGCAAG AAAAGTGACTCTGGTGATGGTCGGACTGGACAACGCAGGAAAGACCGCCACAGTCCGAGGAATCCAAGGAG ACAATCCCCAGGATGTCGCTCCCACTGTAGGCTTTTCCAAGGTGGACTTGAAGCAGGGGAAGTTTGAGGTCACCATCTTCGACCTGGGCGGCGGGAAGAGGATCCGCGGCATATGGAAGAATTACTACTCGGAGTCGCACGGCGTGGTCTTTGTGGTGGACTCCAGCGATGTGCAGCGGATTCAGGAGACGCGTGAGACCATGGCGGAGGTTCTGCAGCACCCGCGCATTGCTGGGAAACCTGTGCTCGT ACTTGCCAACAAACAGGATCAGGAAGGCGCGCTGGCGGAAGCAGACATCATCGAGAACCTGTCCTTAGAGAAGCTTGTCAACGAGAACAAGTGTCTCTGTCAGATC GAGCCGTGCTCTGCCGTGCTGGGTTACGGCAAGAAGGTTGACAAATCCATCAAAAGGGGTTTGGGCTGGCTGCTCAACAACATTGCCAAAGATTACGAGACCATTACCGAGCGTGTGCAGAAAGACACAGCGGAGCAACGAGCTCAGGAAGAGCAGGATAAGAAAGAAAGGGCAGAACGAGTGCGGCGGATAAGAGAAGAGAG GGAGCGGCAAGAGAGGGAGGAGGCAGAACAGGAGGGCAAGCAGATCTGCCAAGACCAACCCGATGAAGAAAACATGGCCGACCCATTCCAGCCTATTGAAAATGTCATCTGCTGCGAG AGCGGCGATAAAGCAGATAAGAGGCGGCGGCTACAGGAGAGTCCGAAGGCGGCCGCCGACTACGAGGAAGAGGATCGCCAAGAGACGGACAATGCCAGACAAACTCCGGATGATTCCAGCTCAA GCACAGCCACTGAGCAAAGCAAGAAAAAGGGGAGAAAATTTCACTTGAAGAGGAAGCACCGCGTGGACCCACTCAATTCCACCGAGGAGGGGCAAGGAGAGCGAGCCACACCTCCACCACTTCCAG ttGGATGGGCGTCACCTAAAGTTTCTAGGCTGCCCAAACTAGAGCCTCTGAGGGACTCAAAAGCTTCCG AGTTTTACAAGAAGCCACTCCCGCCTGTGGCAAATAAGCCACAGCCTAACAGTGACACCTGCGATGTGGTCTTTTAA
- the arl13b gene encoding ADP-ribosylation factor-like protein 13B isoform X4, with protein MFSLMANCCNWLKRWREPARKVTLVMVGLDNAGKTATVRGIQGDNPQDVAPTVGFSKVDLKQGKFEVTIFDLGGGKRIRGIWKNYYSESHGVVFVVDSSDVQRIQETRETMAEVLQHPRIAGKPVLVLANKQDQEGALAEADIIENLSLEKLVNENKCLCQIEPCSAVLGYGKKVDKSIKRGLGWLLNNIAKDYETITERVQKDTAEQRAQEEQDKKERAERVRRIREERERQEREEAEQEGKQICQDQPDEENMADPFQPIENVICCESGDKADKRRRLQESPKAAADYEEEDRQETDNARQTPDDSSSSTATEQSKKKGRKFHLKRKHRVDPLNSTEEGQGERATPPPLPVGWASPKVSRLPKLEPLRDSKASVSGV; from the exons ATGTTTAGCCTCATGGCGAATTGCTGTAACTGGCTGAAACGTTGGCGAGAGCCCGCAAG AAAAGTGACTCTGGTGATGGTCGGACTGGACAACGCAGGAAAGACCGCCACAGTCCGAGGAATCCAAGGAG ACAATCCCCAGGATGTCGCTCCCACTGTAGGCTTTTCCAAGGTGGACTTGAAGCAGGGGAAGTTTGAGGTCACCATCTTCGACCTGGGCGGCGGGAAGAGGATCCGCGGCATATGGAAGAATTACTACTCGGAGTCGCACGGCGTGGTCTTTGTGGTGGACTCCAGCGATGTGCAGCGGATTCAGGAGACGCGTGAGACCATGGCGGAGGTTCTGCAGCACCCGCGCATTGCTGGGAAACCTGTGCTCGT ACTTGCCAACAAACAGGATCAGGAAGGCGCGCTGGCGGAAGCAGACATCATCGAGAACCTGTCCTTAGAGAAGCTTGTCAACGAGAACAAGTGTCTCTGTCAGATC GAGCCGTGCTCTGCCGTGCTGGGTTACGGCAAGAAGGTTGACAAATCCATCAAAAGGGGTTTGGGCTGGCTGCTCAACAACATTGCCAAAGATTACGAGACCATTACCGAGCGTGTGCAGAAAGACACAGCGGAGCAACGAGCTCAGGAAGAGCAGGATAAGAAAGAAAGGGCAGAACGAGTGCGGCGGATAAGAGAAGAGAG GGAGCGGCAAGAGAGGGAGGAGGCAGAACAGGAGGGCAAGCAGATCTGCCAAGACCAACCCGATGAAGAAAACATGGCCGACCCATTCCAGCCTATTGAAAATGTCATCTGCTGCGAG AGCGGCGATAAAGCAGATAAGAGGCGGCGGCTACAGGAGAGTCCGAAGGCGGCCGCCGACTACGAGGAAGAGGATCGCCAAGAGACGGACAATGCCAGACAAACTCCGGATGATTCCAGCTCAA GCACAGCCACTGAGCAAAGCAAGAAAAAGGGGAGAAAATTTCACTTGAAGAGGAAGCACCGCGTGGACCCACTCAATTCCACCGAGGAGGGGCAAGGAGAGCGAGCCACACCTCCACCACTTCCAG ttGGATGGGCGTCACCTAAAGTTTCTAGGCTGCCCAAACTAGAGCCTCTGAGGGACTCAAAAGCTTCCG TAAGCGGAGTGTAA
- the arl13b gene encoding ADP-ribosylation factor-like protein 13B isoform X3, with protein sequence MVGLDNAGKTATVRGIQGDNPQDVAPTVGFSKVDLKQGKFEVTIFDLGGGKRIRGIWKNYYSESHGVVFVVDSSDVQRIQETRETMAEVLQHPRIAGKPVLVLANKQDQEGALAEADIIENLSLEKLVNENKCLCQIEPCSAVLGYGKKVDKSIKRGLGWLLNNIAKDYETITERVQKDTAEQRAQEEQDKKERAERVRRIREERERQEREEAEQEGKQICQDQPDEENMADPFQPIENVICCESGDKADKRRRLQESPKAAADYEEEDRQETDNARQTPDDSSSSTATEQSKKKGRKFHLKRKHRVDPLNSTEEGQGERATPPPLPVGWASPKVSRLPKLEPLRDSKASGKNSRVENQNHPFISFLNNFHPISCLQTTV encoded by the exons ATGGTCGGACTGGACAACGCAGGAAAGACCGCCACAGTCCGAGGAATCCAAGGAG ACAATCCCCAGGATGTCGCTCCCACTGTAGGCTTTTCCAAGGTGGACTTGAAGCAGGGGAAGTTTGAGGTCACCATCTTCGACCTGGGCGGCGGGAAGAGGATCCGCGGCATATGGAAGAATTACTACTCGGAGTCGCACGGCGTGGTCTTTGTGGTGGACTCCAGCGATGTGCAGCGGATTCAGGAGACGCGTGAGACCATGGCGGAGGTTCTGCAGCACCCGCGCATTGCTGGGAAACCTGTGCTCGT ACTTGCCAACAAACAGGATCAGGAAGGCGCGCTGGCGGAAGCAGACATCATCGAGAACCTGTCCTTAGAGAAGCTTGTCAACGAGAACAAGTGTCTCTGTCAGATC GAGCCGTGCTCTGCCGTGCTGGGTTACGGCAAGAAGGTTGACAAATCCATCAAAAGGGGTTTGGGCTGGCTGCTCAACAACATTGCCAAAGATTACGAGACCATTACCGAGCGTGTGCAGAAAGACACAGCGGAGCAACGAGCTCAGGAAGAGCAGGATAAGAAAGAAAGGGCAGAACGAGTGCGGCGGATAAGAGAAGAGAG GGAGCGGCAAGAGAGGGAGGAGGCAGAACAGGAGGGCAAGCAGATCTGCCAAGACCAACCCGATGAAGAAAACATGGCCGACCCATTCCAGCCTATTGAAAATGTCATCTGCTGCGAG AGCGGCGATAAAGCAGATAAGAGGCGGCGGCTACAGGAGAGTCCGAAGGCGGCCGCCGACTACGAGGAAGAGGATCGCCAAGAGACGGACAATGCCAGACAAACTCCGGATGATTCCAGCTCAA GCACAGCCACTGAGCAAAGCAAGAAAAAGGGGAGAAAATTTCACTTGAAGAGGAAGCACCGCGTGGACCCACTCAATTCCACCGAGGAGGGGCAAGGAGAGCGAGCCACACCTCCACCACTTCCAG ttGGATGGGCGTCACCTAAAGTTTCTAGGCTGCCCAAACTAGAGCCTCTGAGGGACTCAAAAGCTTCCGGTAAAAACAGCCGTGTCGAGAATCAAAATCATCCTTTCATTTCATTCTTGAACAACTTCCATCCGATCTCATGCTTGCAAACAACGGTTTGA
- the arl13b gene encoding ADP-ribosylation factor-like protein 13B isoform X1 encodes MFSLMANCCNWLKRWREPARKVTLVMVGLDNAGKTATVRGIQGDNPQDVAPTVGFSKVDLKQGKFEVTIFDLGGGKRIRGIWKNYYSESHGVVFVVDSSDVQRIQETRETMAEVLQHPRIAGKPVLVLANKQDQEGALAEADIIENLSLEKLVNENKCLCQIEPCSAVLGYGKKVDKSIKRGLGWLLNNIAKDYETITERVQKDTAEQRAQEEQDKKERAERVRRIREERERQEREEAEQEGKQICQDQPDEENMADPFQPIENVICCESGDKADKRRRLQESPKAAADYEEEDRQETDNARQTPDDSSSSTATEQSKKKGRKFHLKRKHRVDPLNSTEEGQGERATPPPLPVGWASPKVSRLPKLEPLRDSKASGKNSRVENQNHPFISFLNNFHPISCLQTTV; translated from the exons ATGTTTAGCCTCATGGCGAATTGCTGTAACTGGCTGAAACGTTGGCGAGAGCCCGCAAG AAAAGTGACTCTGGTGATGGTCGGACTGGACAACGCAGGAAAGACCGCCACAGTCCGAGGAATCCAAGGAG ACAATCCCCAGGATGTCGCTCCCACTGTAGGCTTTTCCAAGGTGGACTTGAAGCAGGGGAAGTTTGAGGTCACCATCTTCGACCTGGGCGGCGGGAAGAGGATCCGCGGCATATGGAAGAATTACTACTCGGAGTCGCACGGCGTGGTCTTTGTGGTGGACTCCAGCGATGTGCAGCGGATTCAGGAGACGCGTGAGACCATGGCGGAGGTTCTGCAGCACCCGCGCATTGCTGGGAAACCTGTGCTCGT ACTTGCCAACAAACAGGATCAGGAAGGCGCGCTGGCGGAAGCAGACATCATCGAGAACCTGTCCTTAGAGAAGCTTGTCAACGAGAACAAGTGTCTCTGTCAGATC GAGCCGTGCTCTGCCGTGCTGGGTTACGGCAAGAAGGTTGACAAATCCATCAAAAGGGGTTTGGGCTGGCTGCTCAACAACATTGCCAAAGATTACGAGACCATTACCGAGCGTGTGCAGAAAGACACAGCGGAGCAACGAGCTCAGGAAGAGCAGGATAAGAAAGAAAGGGCAGAACGAGTGCGGCGGATAAGAGAAGAGAG GGAGCGGCAAGAGAGGGAGGAGGCAGAACAGGAGGGCAAGCAGATCTGCCAAGACCAACCCGATGAAGAAAACATGGCCGACCCATTCCAGCCTATTGAAAATGTCATCTGCTGCGAG AGCGGCGATAAAGCAGATAAGAGGCGGCGGCTACAGGAGAGTCCGAAGGCGGCCGCCGACTACGAGGAAGAGGATCGCCAAGAGACGGACAATGCCAGACAAACTCCGGATGATTCCAGCTCAA GCACAGCCACTGAGCAAAGCAAGAAAAAGGGGAGAAAATTTCACTTGAAGAGGAAGCACCGCGTGGACCCACTCAATTCCACCGAGGAGGGGCAAGGAGAGCGAGCCACACCTCCACCACTTCCAG ttGGATGGGCGTCACCTAAAGTTTCTAGGCTGCCCAAACTAGAGCCTCTGAGGGACTCAAAAGCTTCCGGTAAAAACAGCCGTGTCGAGAATCAAAATCATCCTTTCATTTCATTCTTGAACAACTTCCATCCGATCTCATGCTTGCAAACAACGGTTTGA
- the arl13b gene encoding ADP-ribosylation factor-like protein 13B isoform X5: MFSLMANCCNWLKRWREPARKVTLVMVGLDNAGKTATVRGIQGDNPQDVAPTVGFSKVDLKQGKFEVTIFDLGGGKRIRGIWKNYYSESHGVVFVVDSSDVQRIQETRETMAEVLQHPRIAGKPVLVLANKQDQEGALAEADIIENLSLEKLVNENKCLCQIEPCSAVLGYGKKVDKSIKRGLGWLLNNIAKDYETITERVQKDTAEQRAQEEQDKKERAERVRRIREERERQEREEAEQEGKQICQDQPDEENMADPFQPIENVICCESGDKADKRRRLQESPKAAADYEEEDRQETDNARQTPDDSSSSTATEQSKKKGRKFHLKRKHRVDPLNSTEEGQGERATPPPLPVSGV; this comes from the exons ATGTTTAGCCTCATGGCGAATTGCTGTAACTGGCTGAAACGTTGGCGAGAGCCCGCAAG AAAAGTGACTCTGGTGATGGTCGGACTGGACAACGCAGGAAAGACCGCCACAGTCCGAGGAATCCAAGGAG ACAATCCCCAGGATGTCGCTCCCACTGTAGGCTTTTCCAAGGTGGACTTGAAGCAGGGGAAGTTTGAGGTCACCATCTTCGACCTGGGCGGCGGGAAGAGGATCCGCGGCATATGGAAGAATTACTACTCGGAGTCGCACGGCGTGGTCTTTGTGGTGGACTCCAGCGATGTGCAGCGGATTCAGGAGACGCGTGAGACCATGGCGGAGGTTCTGCAGCACCCGCGCATTGCTGGGAAACCTGTGCTCGT ACTTGCCAACAAACAGGATCAGGAAGGCGCGCTGGCGGAAGCAGACATCATCGAGAACCTGTCCTTAGAGAAGCTTGTCAACGAGAACAAGTGTCTCTGTCAGATC GAGCCGTGCTCTGCCGTGCTGGGTTACGGCAAGAAGGTTGACAAATCCATCAAAAGGGGTTTGGGCTGGCTGCTCAACAACATTGCCAAAGATTACGAGACCATTACCGAGCGTGTGCAGAAAGACACAGCGGAGCAACGAGCTCAGGAAGAGCAGGATAAGAAAGAAAGGGCAGAACGAGTGCGGCGGATAAGAGAAGAGAG GGAGCGGCAAGAGAGGGAGGAGGCAGAACAGGAGGGCAAGCAGATCTGCCAAGACCAACCCGATGAAGAAAACATGGCCGACCCATTCCAGCCTATTGAAAATGTCATCTGCTGCGAG AGCGGCGATAAAGCAGATAAGAGGCGGCGGCTACAGGAGAGTCCGAAGGCGGCCGCCGACTACGAGGAAGAGGATCGCCAAGAGACGGACAATGCCAGACAAACTCCGGATGATTCCAGCTCAA GCACAGCCACTGAGCAAAGCAAGAAAAAGGGGAGAAAATTTCACTTGAAGAGGAAGCACCGCGTGGACCCACTCAATTCCACCGAGGAGGGGCAAGGAGAGCGAGCCACACCTCCACCACTTCCAG TAAGCGGAGTGTAA